The segment GCCTTTCTTAACTTCGGAGATAAATCCCACAGAACCGGTCATTTTTTCGGTTTCATAGCAGAGATTCTTAATGGTATAGCCATTCCCCTGAATTCCCTTACTGTCCACAGCAGGCAAAGGCTTATGGGGATTGACGCACGTCCCGGCTTCGTCAAAACCAGCCAAATCCAGGTCAGAACCCAAATTAAGGTCCGTTACCATAGAGGTGGGGTCAATCCAATTTTTCGTCAAGAGAGTGTTAAGATTTTCCGGAGTATCCTTAAAAGAGGCTACGCAATGGGCCGTGGTAGCTACGGGACCAACACCTGAGGCTAAATAGGTGCCGTAAGCATTGGAATAAGCGCTGTAAGTGACGCCATTCACAGAAAAAGAGCCTTTTACATCCGTACAGGCATAAGCATCCTGAGTCAAGTAATAGGTAGCGTAACCATACCCATAACCACCGACAGAAATGAGATTGTAATATCCACTTCCGTTAACAGCGGATGCTGCACCGGCCAAGAGCAGCAGGGAAGCCCCAATAGTAGACAATCTTAATTTCATAGTATTCCTCATGGAAACAATTTTTTACAAAATAAAGATATGCTTTTTTCCGCAATTTATCACGTGACGAACGTCAAATGATATTCCATTGTGACATGGAACAACCCCCAAAAGCCCCTGCAACCCGCACAATTCCAAACAAATCGCTAATCCATTGAATATCAACAAGTTAGCAGGTTTGAATAATATCACATTTTTGTAACAAATACCTTGCAACCTGCAGGAACTAATATTAAATTGTAAACAGAACTTTAAATATCAACCATCCATCAAGGAAAATTATGTTCAAGAAGATTCTGGTCGCAGCCCTCATGGTTGCTAGCTTCTCTTTCGCACAGCTCAACTTCGGTGCACACGCAGCCCTCAATATGAGCAATTTCTGGGGCGATGACGTTAACGAACCCGAAATGGGAGTCGGTTTCAGCGCTGGTCTCGGCATGAAGCTCTCCTTCCCCCTGCTGCCCATCACCCTGGCTCCGGAAGTCTTGATCGACATGCGCAACGTTGACGCAGGCAACGACGTTACCATCACCGAATGGGCATTGGACATTCCCGTCCTGGTACGTCTTTCCCTCCTCCCCATCCTTTACCTGGAAGCAGGTCCGGTTGTCGCTCTTAATTTGAGCTCCACCGCAGAAGCTGATGGCGTTGAAGTTGACCTGGACAAGCTGGGCATTGAAACCAACACTCTCGAACTGGGCGTAGCTTTCGGTATCGGTACCGGCATTGTTCCCTTCGTGGACATCGACTTCCGCGTAAACCTGGGTCTCACCAGCTGGGCAGGTGTTGATTCCGGCCTCAACAGTACCGAAGATATGGATATGCAGACCCTGCAGTTCGCCCTGGGCGCAACCTACTGGTTCTAATTTTTCCTAAAACTCTCAGATCTTTCCCCAACATCAAAGGAGACTAATAATGATTAAGAAGATCGCTCTCGCTGGTGCTCTCGCAGCAACCGCATCTTTCGCAACTTGGGACAAGTTCCCCGTTCTGGAAAACCACAAGGGCCAGGCCAAGGTTGGCGTGACCTACGACATGCAGGGTGACTACAGCGACCTCGGCATTTATGCAGGCGCTCGCTACACTGTGATCCAGGGTCTGGAACTGGGCCTGAAGATTCCGTTCCGCTTCTACTCTGACTTCGACGGCAACGATCTGAAGCAAGACGGCCTTGGCAACATCCCTCTCATGGTTCGCTACCAGTTCATGCCCGTCATGAACGCATTCGTTGACGTGAACCTCCCGGTTGGTGACGACTCCTACAACGAAGAAGGCGCATGGGGCTTCCACGCTGGTGTGCAGTACTCTCAGGGCTTCGGCATGGTTACTCTCGGTACTGAAGCCGGCTTGACCATCACTACCGAAGGTGACGACGAAGTTTCTCCTCCGTGGAACCTGAACGTCGGTGCAGAAGCTGACTTCACTATCGGCGGCCCCGTTACCCCGTACGTTGGTGCAGATTTGAACGTCCTTCTGGGCGAATACACCCACGATGGCGACGAAATTCCGGGTTCTGACGAAAGCGGTACCCTCGGTCTGTGGATCTACGTCGGTGCTGGCTATGCCATTAACGAACAGATTGGTCTTGACCTCTCCTTCGGTTTTGGCCTGGGTGAAGACTACTACGGCAAAGACACTCCGATGTCCATCGACTTCAACGCTTCTTTCAAGTTCTAATGAACCCCGTTCAAAAAGTCCTTGGCTAGCGTCTTGGGCTTTTTGTTCACAAAAAACTTAAGAAACTTAAGTTTTACAAGAAGCACTCGGCATTAGCCGAGTGCTTTTTCTAATTTGTTGATGTTGGAATTTATGGAGATTCATATGTTCAAGAAAATCGCAATCGTCGCAGCCATGGCTGCAACCGCCTCCTTTGCCACCTGGGACTTCTATCCGGTGCAGGATGCAGGCAAGGCATCCTTCAAGGCAGGACTTTATTACGATGCCGATGACGACTGGAGCCAGGCAGGCCTCAAGATTGGCGCTCGTTTTAGCGTGATCAAGGGTCTGGAAATTTCCTTGCAGAGCTTTGGCTACCAGTTCTGGGGCGAAACCGACTGCGGAGGCTGCGCCAACGGCGGTAACGGTCTTACCGACATGACTCTGGGCGTCCGCTTTGAAGTCGCCCCCATGGTAACCGCATTCCTTGACCTAAACCTCCCCACCGGTAACGATGACTACGATGGTCTTGGCACGACCCGTCCCACCAATGACGAACTTTCCCTCTACATGGGCGCACAGTTCTCCCTGCCCACTGGCGTGAAGGGTTTTGACTTTGGCGCTGAAGGCGGTATCTACTGGGGTTTTGAACACGACAATCACGAACGCGGTCTGGACATCCACATGGGTGCCGAAGCCCGCTACGAAATCCCCACCGTCAAAGGTCTGGCACCTTACATGGGTCTCCAGCTGAAGTACCGCTTGACCGAAAGTGAATACGAAAGGGATAAAGACAACCACGACTACGGCTATGACGACAATGGCACCACCCAGTTCAATCTCTGGCTCGGTGCAGCATTCGCCATTGACCCCATGATTACCGTGAAGGCACACCTGATCTTCCGTAACGAAGATTACGAAGGTGCCAACGACGACGGAAACATCCACCGTATGGATGGCGAAGCAACCGGCGTCTACATGGGCTGCGAACTGTTCTTCTAATTATGACGCAGGGGGCAGAGCCCCCATGCATCATTTAACATCGTAGGCGGGGACGGGCAGGCTTGAGTTTTCCTTCATGGCCTTGTCGAGGGCAGCGGACTTGGCAGGGTCCAACCACCAGTAAACCGGAATAGCGTCTTCGCGGTTGAAGTTGTCCAGTACCTTTTCCGGCATGCCGTAGCGGTTCCAGTACAAAATGCGATGGTGATCGCACTGCCACATGAGAACATAGGGAACGATTTCCGCCAGACGGTTATCCAGCGCCTTCAGGATTTCGTTGCGCTTGGCCAGATCGAATTCCGTCTTCTGCAGGTTAATGAGGCTATCCACCACAGCGTCCTGGAGACCACTCAGGTTGTTGGTTCCCTTCTGATTTGCAGTTTCAGAGGACCAGCTGGCTTCAGGATCGCGAAGGCGACCTGCGCCCCAATTCACCCAGTAGAGGTCAAAGTCGGCATCGTCCAGACGCTTGCGCAGAGTGCTCTGGCTCATCTTCTCGATAGTAGCCACAACGCCAACCTTCTTCAGGTCTTCCTGGAAGAGAGTCAAGTGGCGGAGATCTTCACTGCTAGTGATGAAATTAATCTTGAAAGGCTTACCATCCTTTTCCAGCACACCTTCGGCATTTACCTTATAGCCAGCTTCTGCGAAAAGGGCGCGGGCTTCGTCCGGATTATAACGATACTGCGGGGCATTGGGATTCTGGTTGTTTTCCCAAAGGTCCGGATAGTAGCTGTTCAGCAGGAAGTATTGACCGTACATGTATTTTTCGTTCATGGCTTCACGGTTCATCAGGAGGGACAGAGCCTTGCGAACGCGAACATCCTGATATTCCGACTTACGCAAGTTAATAGCCATACCCTGGAACCCGATAGGTTCCTTGTTGTAGATACGCTGCTTGACGGCCCAACCCTTCTGGACTGCGTCAAAGTCGGTCTGCTTCATCCAGATACTGCTGGTATAAATAGCGTAGGCATTGAAGTCCTGTTTCTTGAAAGCTTCCAGAGCCTTGGTCTGGTCGTTCATAAAGCGATAGCGAATCTTCTGGAAGTTGTACTTACCGCGGTTCCAGTTCTTCTTGAAGCCCCACCAGTCTGCACGGCGGGCCAACTCCACGTAACGATCTTCACGGAAGGTCTTGATCTTGTAGGGACCGCTAACCACAGGGAATTCATAACGAATCTGGTTAAAGTCCTTACCCTGCCAAACATGCTTGGGGAAAGCCAACATACCAGCAGCTTCCCAGAAGTTGCCCCAGTGAGTTTCCTTCGCCACCATCTTGATGGTCTGGGGATCAACCACTTCCGGACGGTCAAAGCGGGAAAGTCCCACCTTGAAAATGGGAGTCAGATTCTTCTCGTCCATGATGACGTCGTAATAGAACTGGATGTCTTCGGCGGTAACGGGCTTTCCGTCACTCCACTTGGCGCGGGTATCCACATGGAAGGTAAAGGTGCGACCATCCTCCCCCACAGTCCAGCTGTCAGCCAGAACGCCCACTTCGCGGTCTTCCGTGGTGTGGAGGGAAACTAGCGGTTCGTACATCATGCCCATCAACTCTGCGGAGAAACTGTTGTAGTCTTCCCACATGTTAAAGGACTTGGGCATGGCAGATCCCCACAAGGTAATGGCA is part of the Fibrobacter sp. UWR4 genome and harbors:
- a CDS encoding porin family protein, which encodes MFKKILVAALMVASFSFAQLNFGAHAALNMSNFWGDDVNEPEMGVGFSAGLGMKLSFPLLPITLAPEVLIDMRNVDAGNDVTITEWALDIPVLVRLSLLPILYLEAGPVVALNLSSTAEADGVEVDLDKLGIETNTLELGVAFGIGTGIVPFVDIDFRVNLGLTSWAGVDSGLNSTEDMDMQTLQFALGATYWF
- a CDS encoding outer membrane beta-barrel protein codes for the protein MIKKIALAGALAATASFATWDKFPVLENHKGQAKVGVTYDMQGDYSDLGIYAGARYTVIQGLELGLKIPFRFYSDFDGNDLKQDGLGNIPLMVRYQFMPVMNAFVDVNLPVGDDSYNEEGAWGFHAGVQYSQGFGMVTLGTEAGLTITTEGDDEVSPPWNLNVGAEADFTIGGPVTPYVGADLNVLLGEYTHDGDEIPGSDESGTLGLWIYVGAGYAINEQIGLDLSFGFGLGEDYYGKDTPMSIDFNASFKF
- a CDS encoding extracellular solute-binding protein, with product MKIYKNVLSVAVVTALAFGLAACNDSKDSSKKNSAAVSEADCPAIADDPEATGEFDPIASKDARPCGAITLWGSAMPKSFNMWEDYNSFSAELMGMMYEPLVSLHTTEDREVGVLADSWTVGEDGRTFTFHVDTRAKWSDGKPVTAEDIQFYYDVIMDEKNLTPIFKVGLSRFDRPEVVDPQTIKMVAKETHWGNFWEAAGMLAFPKHVWQGKDFNQIRYEFPVVSGPYKIKTFREDRYVELARRADWWGFKKNWNRGKYNFQKIRYRFMNDQTKALEAFKKQDFNAYAIYTSSIWMKQTDFDAVQKGWAVKQRIYNKEPIGFQGMAINLRKSEYQDVRVRKALSLLMNREAMNEKYMYGQYFLLNSYYPDLWENNQNPNAPQYRYNPDEARALFAEAGYKVNAEGVLEKDGKPFKINFITSSEDLRHLTLFQEDLKKVGVVATIEKMSQSTLRKRLDDADFDLYWVNWGAGRLRDPEASWSSETANQKGTNNLSGLQDAVVDSLINLQKTEFDLAKRNEILKALDNRLAEIVPYVLMWQCDHHRILYWNRYGMPEKVLDNFNREDAIPVYWWLDPAKSAALDKAMKENSSLPVPAYDVK